The segment CTCCGGGATAAGGTTTTGGTAATATTACGGGTTGCCTCGGAAATTGTCTTCCCTGTTGCTGTGACCAGAATGGTTGGATTTTCTTCACCACCGCCGCCACCGGATTGGCCGCCGGCCAAAGCCGACGGTTTTATAATCAATACGCTCAATTGAATATCGTTATTGGGCGTAGTATCCAATGCCGCAGCGGTAACTATAGCCAGTTCCTCAATTTCCTGACGTGACCAACAGCCGCCATTAAACAAGAGCGCTGCCGTCAGCAGTACCAGTATGCCGATTTTTAACTTACGCTTGAGCATTATCTCCCCTCACCTTCCGTCTCACTAATGCTATTAGCAGTACGATAACAGGAATACCCAATTCAAAAATACCAATGGAATATACCGGCCAGGTAGTACCGATAAAGGAAATAAACTCCATAAAGTTATTAAACAACCAAAAAGACAATGCTATCTGAACAAATCCATAAGGAATTATCAGCGGTTTATAGGACCTGAGTGCAAAAGTCTCTCCGGTTACCAACACCAGCATGTAAAACCAAATAGCAATCTTTAAAAATACTCCCGCCACCCAAATGGCCATCACCAGTGACTCCACCCGCTCAATAATATTGCCGATAGAGATAATGCGGGCAAGACTATAGGTGGGAAAAAGCAGGTGACGGGTATTTTGAAAACCAAATACCATGGTGGCGTTCATGGTAATCACAGCCAAAAAAAGCCCCACCACTATTACACCAGCCACCACCCACAGAATACTTCTCCGCTGTTGGTAAACATACGGAGTGATGAGGGCAACCAGCACAACCTCGCCCATCCAACTGGCGGGCACCATTGAGCCGGCTAATATCCCCTTCACATTTTGGTGGGCCACCGGCAGCAGCCTCATGGGCTCGGCATCGCGGAACACCAACACCACCACCACTAATGTGGCAGGCATGACTAGGGGAAAAATAAATTCCGCCATTCTTCCTATCGGTTCCAGACCCTGGTAGACTGCCCAGGCCGCCAAGATAACTACAGAAATGTTAAATACTGATAAAGGTGTCCGCGGCATCACCGCAGTGGTTAGAAATTCCCCGAATTCCCTGATAATGATGGAGTTGGCATGAAGAATAAACCAAATGTAGCCAATGCCTACCAATTTACCCAGCCATCGGCCCAAGGCAATTTCCCCGACGCCAACCAAGCTTTGTTGTGGAAAATATTTGTAATACATCCCAATTACTACCGCCATGGTTGTCCCCGCCGCCGTTGCCAATAATACGGCAATCCAACCGTCCTGCTTTGCCAATACCGTGGTCACGCCGGGAACGGATAAAATCGCAGTGGGGAGGATAATAAAAAGCACTATTAAGAACAACTGCCAATTACCAATCCGGCCCTTTTCAATCATCTGCCTGTTCCTCCTCATCCTTATTCTGGCTGGGTTCAGGCATCAGTCCTTCGGCCTGACGCTTCAAATCCCTGGCCTCAATGGATCGAGGGCGGTAGTCCATGGCCCACCAAGGCGCCCTAACCAGGACATCCCGCCATTCGCTGAATCTGAACGGTGCCACCGGTGCCAAATATGGAACCCCAAAAGAACGCAGACCGGTTAGGTGAATTAATATCGCCAGTAGTGCCACCATAATACCGTAAAATCCCAATGTACCGGCTAAAATAATAATGGGAAAACGCAGCATTCTCAAAGTGATTGCCATGTTAAACGCGGGCAGCGAAAATGAAGCTAAAGCAGTTACTGCTACCACTATCACCATCGCCGGTGAAACAATGCCGGCAGTTACCGCGGCATCACCAATAACCAGGGCGCCGACGATACTTACCGCTTGGCCCACTGCTCTAGGCAGTCGTACCCCGGCTTCCCGTAGCAGCTCAAAGGTCAGTTCCATTATCAACGCCTCCACCAAAGCCGGAAAGG is part of the Metallumcola ferriviriculae genome and harbors:
- a CDS encoding GerAB/ArcD/ProY family transporter, with the protein product MIEKGRIGNWQLFLIVLFIILPTAILSVPGVTTVLAKQDGWIAVLLATAAGTTMAVVIGMYYKYFPQQSLVGVGEIALGRWLGKLVGIGYIWFILHANSIIIREFGEFLTTAVMPRTPLSVFNISVVILAAWAVYQGLEPIGRMAEFIFPLVMPATLVVVVLVFRDAEPMRLLPVAHQNVKGILAGSMVPASWMGEVVLVALITPYVYQQRRSILWVVAGVIVVGLFLAVITMNATMVFGFQNTRHLLFPTYSLARIISIGNIIERVESLVMAIWVAGVFLKIAIWFYMLVLVTGETFALRSYKPLIIPYGFVQIALSFWLFNNFMEFISFIGTTWPVYSIGIFELGIPVIVLLIALVRRKVRGDNAQA